A DNA window from Kineococcus endophyticus contains the following coding sequences:
- a CDS encoding TetR/AcrR family transcriptional regulator yields MQISKSAEPATTPSRQRLLTGMAAALREKGFKATTVADVVRHAKVSRRTFYEEFSGREQCYVALLEQQDRRVVDAVRTAVRGGSSWRDQVHQAIEAYVDVVAADPQVTLSWIRDLPTLDLVAVETERRSTDTMLDLMRELSSGAAFRSAGLLPLDETTARLLVGGLQAVTAAVLEEEGPWATVTPTLTRVACAMLQESSQVARQTL; encoded by the coding sequence GTGCAGATCTCGAAAAGCGCCGAGCCGGCGACCACCCCTTCGCGGCAGCGACTGCTGACCGGCATGGCAGCTGCACTGCGCGAGAAGGGGTTCAAGGCGACGACCGTGGCCGACGTCGTCCGGCACGCCAAGGTGTCCCGGCGGACGTTCTACGAGGAGTTCTCCGGCAGGGAGCAGTGCTACGTCGCTCTGCTGGAGCAACAGGACCGTCGGGTGGTCGACGCCGTCCGCACTGCGGTGCGAGGGGGTTCGTCCTGGCGCGACCAGGTGCACCAGGCGATCGAGGCCTACGTCGACGTGGTCGCCGCTGATCCTCAGGTGACGTTGAGCTGGATCAGGGACCTGCCGACCCTGGACCTGGTGGCCGTCGAGACCGAGCGGCGGTCCACGGACACGATGCTGGACCTGATGCGCGAACTCTCCAGCGGCGCGGCCTTCCGCAGCGCGGGCTTGCTCCCGCTGGACGAGACGACGGCCCGCCTGCTGGTCGGTGGGTTGCAGGCGGTCACGGCCGCCGTCCTGGAGGAGGAGGGGCCCTGGGCGACCGTGACGCCGACGCTCACGCGAGTGGCGTGCGCGATGCTGCAGGAGTCCTCACAGGTCGCCCGGCAAACACTCTGA
- a CDS encoding SDR family oxidoreductase, with product MSTTLQGKVAVVTGAGAGLGAAYAVALAQAGAAVVVNDAVEAAARSTVEAVEAAGGRAVAVVAPVGSAETAQQLVDTALAEFGGFDVLVTNAGILRDKSLLKMSDDDFDAVLAVHVRGTFSCVRAAFASFKERGVPGRIVTIGSPTGQRGNFGQTNYAAAKAAVVGMVRTWALEMKKAQVTVNAVVPVAATAMTRTIPYFTAAVEAMDAGEPIPSFYRQDLGFGTPEDVAGLVVFLASDESAGISGQVLGAGGDRLQVWSHPEPVLTVHHEGGWDAETIAGQFAPTLRENLQSVGERFPELPADLVRPQA from the coding sequence ATGAGCACCACGTTGCAGGGCAAGGTCGCGGTCGTCACCGGCGCCGGGGCGGGCCTCGGCGCCGCCTACGCGGTCGCCCTGGCGCAGGCGGGTGCCGCGGTCGTCGTCAACGACGCCGTCGAGGCGGCCGCTCGCAGCACCGTCGAGGCGGTCGAGGCCGCCGGCGGGCGCGCCGTGGCGGTGGTCGCGCCGGTGGGGTCGGCCGAGACGGCGCAGCAGCTCGTCGACACGGCGCTGGCCGAGTTCGGCGGGTTCGACGTCCTGGTGACGAACGCGGGGATCCTGCGGGACAAGTCGTTGCTGAAGATGAGCGACGACGACTTCGACGCCGTTCTCGCGGTCCACGTCCGGGGTACGTTCTCCTGCGTCCGCGCCGCGTTCGCCTCGTTCAAGGAGCGGGGTGTCCCCGGCCGCATCGTCACGATCGGTTCGCCCACCGGCCAGCGCGGGAACTTCGGCCAGACGAACTACGCGGCCGCCAAGGCCGCCGTCGTCGGCATGGTCCGCACCTGGGCGCTGGAGATGAAGAAGGCGCAGGTGACCGTGAACGCGGTCGTCCCCGTCGCCGCGACCGCCATGACCCGCACCATCCCGTACTTCACGGCCGCCGTGGAGGCGATGGACGCCGGTGAGCCGATCCCGTCGTTCTACCGGCAGGACCTCGGGTTCGGGACCCCCGAGGACGTCGCGGGTCTCGTGGTGTTCCTCGCCTCCGACGAGTCCGCCGGCATCAGCGGTCAGGTCCTCGGGGCCGGCGGGGACCGGCTGCAGGTGTGGAGCCACCCCGAACCCGTCCTGACCGTCCACCACGAGGGCGGCTGGGACGCCGAGACCATCGCGGGGCAGTTCGCCCCGACGTTGCGCGAGAACCTGCAGTCCGTCGGCGAGCGGTTCCCCGAACTGCCGGCCGACCTCGTGCGCCCGCAGGCCTGA
- a CDS encoding DUF3237 family protein, whose product MSAPGLEELFTLRIEVGDPVDLGPAPDGHRRMVPIVGGTLDGPGGLTGRVLPGGADHQVLTPGFALLDAQYVVETSAGDRLSVHNRGVRSGSPQDMAALARGEVVDADRVYFRCTPRLSSAAPDWAWVCGRVFVADARRHPRRVDVQVFTVL is encoded by the coding sequence GTGAGCGCCCCGGGCCTGGAGGAACTGTTCACCCTGCGCATCGAGGTCGGCGACCCCGTCGACCTCGGCCCCGCCCCCGACGGGCACCGCCGCATGGTCCCCATCGTCGGGGGCACCCTCGACGGACCCGGCGGGTTGACCGGTCGCGTCCTGCCCGGTGGTGCCGACCACCAGGTGCTGACCCCCGGGTTCGCCCTCCTCGACGCGCAGTACGTCGTGGAGACCTCGGCCGGTGACCGCCTCTCGGTGCACAACCGCGGCGTGCGCAGCGGATCGCCGCAGGACATGGCGGCCCTGGCGCGCGGCGAGGTCGTCGACGCCGACCGGGTGTACTTCCGCTGCACCCCGCGACTGTCGAGCGCGGCGCCCGACTGGGCGTGGGTCTGCGGCCGCGTGTTCGTCGCCGACGCCCGCCGGCACCCCCGGCGGGTCGACGTCCAGGTCTTCACCGTCCTCTGA
- a CDS encoding aromatic ring-hydroxylating dioxygenase subunit alpha, with protein sequence MTELDVPGRVTAKIFPYPLNAWYAAAWDHEVTAKAPVARTVAGRPLALYRTQDGRPVALDDACWHRLAPLSQGKLVGRDGIQCPYHGLQYNAAGRCTSMPAQPTVNPSALVTSHPVVERYRYVWVWPGDPLLADADTIPDMHQMDSPEWAGDGLTIEAPCNYQLILDNLMDLTHEEFVHGSSIGQAELSESEFTTRHEDDGSVTVTRWMRDVEPPPFWLKNMRDKFPGFSGRVDRWQIIHYYAPSTICIDVGVAEAGTGAPEGDRSRGVNGYVMNTITPETDTTSHYFWAFMRNYRLESQLITTQLREGVHGVFAEDEAMLVAQQRAIDANPDKVFYSLTIDAGGMWVRRILDRMLAAEGRSLPVPSSTPSQVTS encoded by the coding sequence GTGACCGAGCTCGACGTCCCCGGGCGCGTGACCGCCAAGATCTTCCCGTACCCGCTGAACGCCTGGTACGCCGCCGCCTGGGACCACGAGGTCACCGCCAAGGCCCCCGTGGCCCGCACCGTCGCCGGCCGGCCCCTGGCCCTCTACCGCACCCAGGACGGACGCCCCGTCGCCCTCGACGACGCCTGCTGGCACCGGCTCGCCCCCCTGTCCCAGGGCAAGCTCGTCGGCCGCGACGGCATCCAGTGCCCCTACCACGGCCTGCAGTACAACGCCGCCGGCCGCTGCACCTCGATGCCCGCCCAGCCCACCGTCAACCCCAGCGCCCTCGTCACCTCCCACCCCGTCGTCGAGCGCTACCGCTACGTCTGGGTCTGGCCCGGCGACCCCCTGCTCGCCGACGCCGACACCATCCCCGACATGCACCAGATGGACTCCCCCGAGTGGGCCGGCGACGGCCTCACCATCGAAGCGCCCTGCAACTACCAGCTCATCCTCGACAACCTCATGGACCTCACCCACGAGGAGTTCGTCCACGGCTCCAGCATCGGCCAGGCCGAACTGTCCGAGAGCGAGTTCACCACCCGCCACGAGGACGACGGCAGCGTCACCGTCACCCGCTGGATGCGCGACGTCGAACCCCCGCCCTTCTGGCTCAAGAACATGCGCGACAAGTTCCCCGGCTTCTCCGGCCGCGTCGACCGCTGGCAGATCATCCACTACTACGCGCCCTCGACCATCTGCATCGACGTCGGGGTCGCCGAAGCCGGCACCGGAGCCCCCGAGGGCGACCGCTCCCGCGGCGTCAACGGCTACGTCATGAACACCATCACCCCGGAGACCGACACCACGTCGCACTACTTCTGGGCGTTCATGCGCAACTACCGCCTCGAGAGCCAGCTCATCACCACCCAGCTGCGCGAAGGCGTCCACGGCGTCTTCGCCGAGGACGAGGCCATGCTCGTCGCCCAGCAGCGCGCGATCGACGCGAACCCCGACAAGGTGTTCTACAGCCTCACCATCGACGCCGGCGGCATGTGGGTGCGCCGCATCCTCGACCGGATGCTCGCCGCCGAGGGCCGCTCCCTGCCCGTCCCCAGCAGCACCCCCTCGCAGGTCACCTCGTGA
- a CDS encoding amidohydrolase family protein produces the protein MYRPEIDVDAVTAVDTHVHVEVGDHGHCSLPPDLAAAAAKYFRTDGVTPDIASIAQFYRERSMAAVVFTVDAEHQLGHPPIPSEQVVEQAADHADVLVPFGSVDPHRPDALDRLRSLALDHGARGFKLHPTVQGFDPSAPQHRPFWAALAELGLPVVVHTGQTGIGAGVRGGHGFKLRYSDPMLLDDVAAEFGDLTLIFAHPSVPWQDEAISIATHKANVAIDLSGWRPKYFPPALVRAADTFLRHQVLFASDFPLIHPDVWMEDFADLPIRDEVRPLILRDNALRILGLRPEPTDPTEENR, from the coding sequence GTGTACCGCCCGGAGATCGACGTCGACGCCGTCACGGCCGTCGACACCCACGTCCACGTGGAGGTCGGCGACCACGGTCACTGCTCGCTGCCGCCGGACCTCGCTGCCGCCGCCGCGAAGTACTTCCGCACCGACGGCGTCACGCCCGACATCGCCTCGATCGCGCAGTTCTACCGGGAGCGGTCCATGGCGGCGGTGGTGTTCACCGTCGACGCCGAGCACCAGCTGGGCCACCCGCCCATCCCCAGCGAGCAGGTCGTGGAGCAGGCCGCCGACCACGCCGACGTCCTCGTCCCGTTCGGTTCGGTCGACCCGCACCGGCCCGACGCGCTCGACCGCCTGCGGTCCCTCGCCCTCGACCACGGCGCCCGGGGTTTCAAGCTGCACCCCACGGTGCAGGGTTTCGACCCCTCGGCGCCGCAGCACCGCCCGTTCTGGGCCGCGCTGGCCGAGCTGGGACTGCCCGTGGTCGTCCACACGGGTCAGACGGGCATCGGCGCGGGGGTGCGGGGAGGGCACGGGTTCAAGCTGCGCTACTCCGACCCCATGCTGCTCGACGACGTCGCCGCGGAGTTCGGCGACCTGACGTTGATCTTCGCCCACCCCTCCGTCCCGTGGCAGGACGAGGCGATCTCCATCGCGACCCACAAGGCGAACGTGGCGATCGACCTGTCGGGGTGGCGGCCGAAGTACTTCCCCCCGGCGCTGGTCCGGGCGGCCGACACGTTCCTGCGCCACCAGGTGCTGTTCGCCTCCGACTTCCCCCTCATCCACCCCGACGTGTGGATGGAGGACTTCGCCGACCTCCCGATCCGCGACGAGGTGCGGCCCCTCATCCTGCGCGACAACGCGTTGCGCATCCTCGGGCTCCGTCCCGAGCCCACCGACCCCACCGAGGAGAACCGATGA
- a CDS encoding site-specific integrase — protein MAPLNPGVLESLTTSSALSAAVQAYEVARLPRKDSPNTLAARARDVAGITPRLAAVVDATEPLVGDLTTPALRAAFADFSLDHARSSIARCWSTWNGLCGFLVAEDVLPGNPMSGVHRPRPVEQGPKPLRGNDTPEVLLDAVAAGRRARDPWPERDLAVVATLLVTGIRSAELVGLRIGDLAGTAGERRVRVRGKGGAERSLPVEEALAELVDRYLASRARRFPAARAPRLDAPLFVDTRGRALSRHQLQYLVEQCYRAAGVSDRVQRGALVHALRHTFATRVVASGASAVEVMRLLGHRSLATSQQYVDAGADELRSAAAASRSYAALRTLACDAGSHAAVT, from the coding sequence ATGGCTCCCCTGAACCCCGGGGTTCTCGAGTCCCTCACCACTTCCTCCGCCCTGTCGGCCGCAGTGCAGGCCTACGAAGTGGCCCGACTCCCCCGCAAGGACTCCCCCAACACCCTCGCGGCCCGCGCCCGCGACGTGGCCGGCATCACCCCGCGCCTGGCCGCCGTCGTCGATGCGACCGAACCCCTCGTCGGTGACCTCACGACGCCCGCCCTGCGCGCCGCCTTCGCCGACTTCTCGCTCGACCACGCCCGCAGTTCCATCGCGCGGTGCTGGTCGACGTGGAACGGGTTGTGCGGTTTCCTCGTCGCCGAGGACGTCCTGCCCGGGAACCCGATGTCGGGTGTCCACCGGCCGCGCCCGGTCGAGCAGGGTCCGAAGCCGTTGCGCGGCAACGACACCCCGGAGGTTCTCCTGGACGCGGTGGCCGCCGGCCGGCGGGCGCGGGACCCGTGGCCCGAACGGGACCTGGCGGTGGTGGCGACGTTGCTCGTGACGGGGATCCGCAGCGCGGAACTCGTGGGCCTGCGCATCGGCGACCTCGCCGGGACGGCCGGGGAACGGCGGGTGCGGGTGCGCGGCAAGGGCGGCGCCGAGCGCAGCCTGCCCGTCGAGGAGGCGCTGGCCGAACTGGTGGACCGCTACCTCGCGAGCCGCGCCCGCCGGTTCCCGGCGGCCCGGGCACCGCGCCTGGACGCACCGCTGTTCGTCGACACCCGCGGACGCGCGCTGTCCCGCCACCAGCTGCAGTACCTCGTCGAGCAGTGCTACCGGGCCGCCGGGGTCAGCGACCGCGTCCAGCGGGGCGCCCTCGTCCACGCGCTGCGGCACACGTTCGCGACCCGCGTCGTCGCGAGCGGGGCCAGCGCGGTCGAGGTGATGCGGCTGCTGGGCCACCGGAGCCTGGCCACGTCGCAGCAGTACGTCGACGCCGGCGCCGACGAGCTGCGCTCGGCCGCCGCGGCCAGCCGCTCCTACGCGGCGCTCCGGACGCTGGCCTGCGACGCCGGGAGCCACGCAGCCGTGACATGA
- a CDS encoding acyl-CoA synthetase: MDGFDTLLDRGLGSWPARRARIDPDATALSQAGRTRSYRELAVRTDRLAGGLAALGVQRGDRVAYLGLNDLAAVELLFACGRAGALFVPLNIRLVARELAFALRDSGSEVLVVGPGVDAVAAAVIAEDVPLRAVLSIVEVPGVASAPLEEVLLGADSAPAVACASLEDPAVLLYTSGTTGRPKGAVLTHGNLTWNTLNQLTHVDVSRRERALCTAPIFHAVGLGQITLPTLLKGGRVEVLPRFDAAGLLRTVEEFRASSFACVPTMLQMMVDHPSWPEADLSSLHTVVYGGSAVLERVAAAWRERGVEVVQGYGMTEAAPGVFMETPADGVPRPTSVGAPHFFVDVAAVGSDGRPVPLDPSTTPSELLVRGPNVFAGYWGRPQDSADAFTGEAGDWYRTGDVVDVDDEGRVRVVDRLKDLFISGGENVYPAEVEAVIASLPGVATTALVAVADDRWGEVGAAYVTALEGVTLDPDELREQLRTRIAAYKVPRWVFCVEELPMGGTGKIRRVDLRKRAADDVAALLAAQPPAQQVVPR, translated from the coding sequence GTGGACGGCTTCGACACCCTGCTCGACCGTGGACTGGGGTCGTGGCCTGCGCGCCGCGCCCGCATCGACCCGGACGCGACGGCTCTCAGCCAGGCGGGCCGGACGCGCAGCTACCGCGAGCTCGCGGTGCGCACCGACCGGCTGGCCGGTGGTCTGGCGGCCCTGGGCGTGCAGCGCGGTGACCGGGTCGCCTACCTGGGTCTGAACGACCTCGCGGCCGTGGAGCTGCTCTTCGCCTGCGGCCGTGCGGGGGCCCTGTTCGTCCCCCTCAACATCCGCCTCGTCGCCCGCGAGCTGGCGTTCGCGCTGCGCGACTCCGGGTCCGAGGTCCTCGTCGTCGGGCCGGGGGTGGACGCCGTCGCCGCCGCGGTCATCGCCGAGGACGTGCCGCTGCGGGCCGTGTTGTCGATCGTCGAGGTGCCGGGGGTCGCGTCGGCTCCGCTGGAGGAGGTGCTGCTGGGGGCGGACTCCGCTCCGGCGGTCGCCTGCGCCTCCCTCGAGGACCCCGCCGTCCTCCTCTACACCTCCGGGACGACCGGCCGACCCAAGGGCGCCGTGCTGACCCACGGGAACCTCACGTGGAACACGCTGAACCAGCTCACCCACGTCGACGTCTCGCGCCGGGAGCGGGCCCTGTGCACGGCGCCGATCTTCCACGCGGTGGGGCTGGGGCAGATCACGCTGCCGACGCTGCTCAAGGGGGGGCGGGTCGAGGTCCTGCCGCGGTTCGACGCCGCCGGCCTGTTGCGCACCGTCGAGGAGTTCCGCGCGTCGAGCTTCGCCTGCGTCCCGACGATGCTGCAGATGATGGTGGACCACCCCTCCTGGCCGGAGGCGGACCTGTCGTCCCTGCACACCGTCGTCTACGGAGGCTCGGCCGTCCTGGAGCGCGTCGCCGCCGCCTGGCGCGAGCGCGGCGTCGAGGTCGTGCAGGGCTACGGCATGACGGAGGCCGCCCCCGGCGTGTTCATGGAGACCCCGGCCGACGGTGTCCCCCGGCCGACGTCGGTGGGAGCGCCGCACTTCTTCGTCGACGTCGCCGCCGTCGGCTCCGACGGACGGCCCGTGCCGCTGGACCCCTCCACGACCCCCTCGGAACTGCTCGTGCGCGGCCCGAACGTCTTCGCGGGGTACTGGGGACGCCCCCAGGACAGCGCCGACGCCTTCACCGGCGAGGCGGGGGACTGGTACCGGACCGGTGACGTCGTGGACGTCGACGACGAGGGCCGCGTCCGGGTCGTGGACCGGCTGAAGGACCTGTTCATCTCCGGCGGCGAGAACGTCTACCCCGCTGAGGTGGAGGCCGTCATCGCCAGCCTGCCGGGGGTCGCGACGACGGCCCTGGTCGCCGTCGCGGACGACCGCTGGGGCGAGGTGGGCGCCGCCTACGTGACGGCCCTGGAGGGCGTCACGCTCGACCCTGACGAGCTGCGCGAGCAGTTGCGCACCCGGATCGCGGCCTACAAGGTGCCCCGGTGGGTGTTCTGCGTCGAGGAACTGCCCATGGGCGGCACCGGCAAGATCCGCCGCGTCGACCTGCGCAAGCGGGCCGCGGACGACGTCGCCGCCCTCCTCGCCGCCCAGCCACCCGCGCAGCAGGTCGTGCCCCGGTGA
- a CDS encoding IclR family transcriptional regulator, giving the protein MWTGHAVRVTLTSRTFEVLAAFTPARRSQRLADLAAATGLPLTTTHRIVGDLLRCGALERGPDGTLHVGLRLWEIGSLAPRGNALRDAALPFLEDLYVATRENVQLAVREGLESVFVERLTGRDAVTVMTRVGTRFPLASTGVGRALLAHAPADVQEAALALPVRRWTPHTVTDPARLRAALAEVRRTGVAVSDREVTPDAVSVAAPVRGPDGDVVAAVSLVVHSGAASPVALGPAVRAAALGISRTLGAPPSAVRNQLWRDTATAPEGAEREPPAPTAPPR; this is encoded by the coding sequence ATGTGGACGGGGCATGCTGTCCGGGTGACCCTCACGTCGCGCACCTTCGAGGTGCTCGCCGCCTTCACCCCCGCGCGCCGGTCTCAGCGGCTGGCCGACCTCGCGGCCGCCACCGGCCTGCCCCTGACCACCACCCACCGCATCGTGGGTGACCTGCTGCGCTGCGGCGCCCTCGAGCGCGGTCCCGACGGCACGCTGCACGTCGGCCTGCGCCTGTGGGAGATCGGCTCGCTGGCCCCCCGCGGCAACGCCCTGCGCGACGCAGCCCTCCCCTTCCTCGAGGACCTCTACGTCGCCACGCGGGAGAACGTCCAGCTGGCCGTCCGCGAGGGCCTGGAGAGCGTCTTCGTCGAACGCCTCACCGGCCGCGACGCCGTCACCGTCATGACCCGGGTGGGCACCCGCTTCCCCCTGGCCTCCACCGGCGTCGGCCGGGCGCTATTGGCCCACGCCCCCGCGGACGTCCAGGAGGCCGCCCTCGCCCTGCCCGTCCGACGCTGGACCCCGCACACCGTCACCGACCCGGCCCGGCTGCGCGCCGCGCTCGCCGAGGTCCGCCGCACCGGGGTCGCCGTCAGCGACCGCGAGGTCACCCCCGACGCCGTGTCCGTCGCCGCCCCGGTCCGCGGCCCCGACGGCGACGTCGTCGCCGCCGTCTCGCTCGTCGTCCACAGCGGCGCCGCCTCCCCCGTCGCCCTCGGGCCCGCCGTCCGCGCCGCAGCCCTCGGCATCTCCCGGACGCTGGGCGCGCCGCCTTCCGCTGTGCGGAATCAGCTCTGGCGGGACACCGCCACCGCGCCGGAAGGTGCGGAGCGCGAGCCACCGGCTCCCACCGCACCGCCGCGATGA
- a CDS encoding MaoC family dehydratase — protein MTTDSTTPQKVVRFEELTGLVGTEVGPSSWLLVDQERIDRFAVATGDDQWIHTDPERAKDGPFGGTIAHGFLTLSLLIPLWSEVFDVEGVTTKVNYGMDRVRFTAPVPAGSRVRFAGTLKEVTEVKGGVQLTVSGAIEIEGQERPAVVVDFLARFYA, from the coding sequence ATGACCACCGACAGCACCACCCCCCAGAAGGTCGTGCGCTTCGAGGAACTGACCGGTCTGGTCGGCACCGAGGTCGGCCCGTCGAGCTGGTTGCTCGTCGACCAGGAGCGCATCGACCGCTTCGCCGTGGCCACCGGGGACGACCAGTGGATCCACACCGACCCCGAACGTGCCAAGGACGGCCCCTTCGGCGGGACCATCGCCCACGGGTTCCTCACGCTGTCGCTGCTCATCCCGCTGTGGTCGGAGGTCTTCGACGTCGAGGGCGTCACGACCAAGGTGAACTACGGGATGGACCGCGTCCGGTTCACCGCCCCCGTCCCCGCGGGCTCCCGCGTCCGCTTCGCCGGGACGCTCAAGGAGGTCACCGAGGTCAAGGGCGGCGTGCAGCTGACCGTGTCCGGCGCCATCGAGATCGAGGGCCAGGAGCGGCCGGCGGTCGTCGTCGACTTCCTCGCCCGCTTCTACGCCTGA
- a CDS encoding PDR/VanB family oxidoreductase, whose amino-acid sequence MNARTFHDARVVETADVATGIRRVVLEPPAGARRRADPGTHLDVRVEVPDGDRGVRPEVRSYSVVDSSPDGSRLALTVHLSPTSRGGSAHVHGLRPGDVLRCTGPLQNFPVRIGAERYLLIAGGVGITALAAAARTLTRLGAHVDLVYAGRSRDRMPYLADLQAELGERVQPAVSDEGTRLDVDALLARTARQAPGTEAYVCGPLALLDAVTHAWRRHGLPSTALRYETFGSSGRHAAQAFRVQLPALGIETVVDPGSTVLESLQRSGADLMYDCLKGECGLCVLPVRRVDGVVDHRDVYLSEDQQADGGSVCVCVSRVAAGPEGREPLLVLDLP is encoded by the coding sequence GTGAACGCCCGCACCTTCCACGACGCCCGCGTCGTGGAGACCGCCGACGTCGCCACCGGCATCCGCCGCGTCGTGCTCGAACCCCCCGCCGGCGCTCGCCGTCGCGCCGACCCCGGCACCCACCTCGACGTCCGCGTCGAGGTCCCCGACGGTGACCGTGGCGTGCGGCCCGAGGTCCGCTCCTACTCCGTCGTCGACTCCAGCCCCGACGGTTCGCGCCTCGCCCTCACCGTGCACCTGTCGCCGACCAGCCGCGGCGGCTCCGCCCACGTGCACGGCCTGCGCCCCGGGGACGTGCTGCGCTGCACCGGTCCCTTGCAGAACTTCCCCGTGCGCATCGGCGCCGAGCGCTACCTGCTGATCGCCGGTGGCGTCGGGATCACGGCGCTCGCGGCCGCGGCCCGGACCCTCACGCGCCTCGGCGCCCACGTGGACCTCGTCTACGCGGGCCGTTCCCGCGACCGCATGCCCTACCTCGCGGACCTGCAGGCCGAACTGGGCGAGCGGGTCCAGCCGGCGGTCTCCGACGAGGGCACCCGCCTCGACGTCGACGCGCTGCTCGCCCGCACGGCACGACAGGCCCCCGGCACCGAGGCCTACGTGTGCGGTCCGCTGGCCCTGCTCGACGCCGTGACCCACGCCTGGCGACGGCACGGCCTGCCGTCCACCGCGCTGCGGTACGAGACGTTCGGCAGTTCCGGACGGCACGCGGCGCAGGCGTTCCGCGTGCAGCTGCCCGCCCTCGGCATCGAGACGGTCGTCGACCCCGGCAGCACGGTGCTGGAGTCGTTGCAGCGCAGCGGGGCCGACCTCATGTACGACTGCCTCAAGGGCGAGTGCGGGCTGTGCGTCCTGCCCGTCCGCCGGGTCGACGGCGTCGTGGACCACCGGGACGTCTACCTGTCGGAGGACCAGCAGGCCGACGGGGGCTCCGTCTGCGTCTGCGTCTCCCGGGTGGCCGCCGGACCGGAGGGGCGCGAACCCCTCCTGGTCCTCGACCTGCCCTGA
- a CDS encoding MarR family winged helix-turn-helix transcriptional regulator has protein sequence MTSQTDVTLLYLIKQVELAIRNRLDAVVGAHGLTSLQYTALTVLERHPGMTSADLARNSFVRAQTMAQMVVDLEAKGHLSREVDERSRRRMLLTLTPTAQRVLEELREPVAEIEEEMVRGLGVRERETFRKALQVSRRALGETPPR, from the coding sequence GTGACCAGCCAGACCGACGTGACCCTGCTGTACCTCATCAAGCAGGTCGAGCTCGCCATCCGCAACCGGCTGGACGCCGTCGTGGGCGCGCACGGGCTGACGTCGCTGCAGTACACGGCCCTGACCGTGCTGGAACGCCACCCCGGGATGACCTCGGCCGACCTGGCGCGCAACTCCTTCGTGCGGGCCCAGACGATGGCACAGATGGTCGTGGACCTCGAAGCGAAGGGGCACCTGTCGCGCGAGGTCGACGAACGCTCCCGGCGCCGGATGCTGCTGACGCTCACCCCGACGGCGCAACGCGTCCTCGAAGAGCTGCGCGAGCCCGTCGCCGAGATCGAGGAGGAGATGGTGCGCGGGCTCGGGGTGCGCGAACGGGAGACGTTCCGCAAGGCCCTGCAGGTGTCGCGCCGGGCGCTGGGGGAGACGCCCCCTCGGTGA